One stretch of Chryseobacterium indologenes DNA includes these proteins:
- a CDS encoding helicase-related protein: MSETSYLNHPSSEISVIEGTKNELIVFHSNNDKDSFLKLLKLNNQNNGRTLVTVNSGENIEKFVDRFKNYDGKIFLCLTGDDDGNRSTQKILNEFQNKNIKDIRLLYGISKNGNQNLEEYLKNKLQVQEKNTTLVEQKTIRNEDDGTQSEGISDTQHLGAELSQRNSGESNQRSKPKQNGNHFGGQAVDGNHAGNGLEDTIWKHLVGKPERGPVDGTQPQNAAKNEGAEHSLGGIVSGRNVSNRIAEIVKTSTQNNEVLGVLISKYKGQKLTNEQVAEVVSAACFVSSDKQVKLKESLNITEDLKEICHQFKSGGTAKEGRGILDEYYTDSRIVDAVRNLIKDQFKNRQEISVLEPSVGTGNFLYAVKELGIKSNITAFEINETTAKIAKILHPEAHIHLRSFETEFIDEKGNKKEFAEKYDLVIGNPPYGDHRGLYKGLGEEPKISKYEDYFVKRSLDSLKPNGVVAMVLPSGWLNRQAQLKNADILEGFRLPNGAFAGTQVGTDIIILQKNSQKISTDISNYFEKHPDRILGETREKTNRFGRLENYVYGNLEDALSRIEQLKNKKQTERIGNLFEDLFLEVDQPKGESKSKTLEKTIPAKTEEIDLSETKDKIEQVLSRLNEVKFKSPAIEKEIEKYSKLQSQIFDNPKDFSKDQINEIHRKADKIIQSHSEKNAEYRIQTKPEIKKGILKYQFLKADEVVNASLQNSTDITKEQIEAFRDTSYDGTLNNHGKHYQFANYIDGNWVHDFYYGEGNIYKKLEQLKIDFKDKFSVGGTENQYEKQKSLLESVLPKPKTLDEISISPNHEFVHQFDFGTVEKERWNQNTRQTETATVPYNLAEKFKDFVGTLSSEAFAGSSSWEVRSFVDNENVTGSDKERNALVRERRKAAANDLFQKFLREELSDDLRERFVKDFNRNYNNLSVPDYSKFPLFSKIHLNFKGRELRLTEVQKAGIGRQTTKGVGLLAHEVGFGKTLSGILSMHEAMERGNAKRPLIVVPNDSILKQWVETIFETIPEAKVNVLGNLGKDFDLSKFDNKDGEITIVTYEGFNNIGFSENITQNLASKFSYISENELRSVNTISERDFQKELEKEKELVGKMKRGKIYDWEDFGFDHLTYDEVHNANHIVGKVRIEDRRFASDFRNQNQQTSKLGINTWMAAQYIQEKNDGRNVTLLSATPFTNKPLEYYSILSLIANKRLEESGYFNVNTFFETFMEADNDMEIDAKGDVKFKANVRRFKNNSLFQQLLSEFIDIKGEEDNPELVRPNRINKEYKIEQNYLTSEQYEMLNENFTETQKGAILTHILNARLIAISPYLSPYYEGEEPSLEEFIEDSPKLKQTMDLIRQNKNDIPDSGQIIYSELAVSEFLKLREYLVREVGYKPEEVGVITGATSKPNRLKIQDDFNSGKIKVVIGSEAIQEGMNLQENTTDIYMLSLPYNFTSLRQVEGRAWRQGNRNENVRINFMLTNDSIDVFMLQKLQSKQARYLEAMKKGADVLDISDISTQELKTAIITNPETRANIEIELMKKQIETEKNKFLADSAFVLRKYDSFIKIQEEVTKAQHNYNRILGYSKEEGDNAEYWKNQLPFYQKTIDLTKEKVQEEIDILSQKGVNVTEISRINNGGVNSKVFYFFSQRFCKSGNRKFC; this comes from the coding sequence GTGAGTGAGACATCCTATTTAAACCATCCTAGTTCAGAAATTTCCGTTATCGAGGGAACTAAAAACGAACTGATTGTCTTTCACAGCAATAACGACAAAGATTCCTTTTTAAAACTTTTAAAACTGAACAATCAGAACAATGGCAGAACCCTTGTAACGGTCAATTCAGGAGAAAATATCGAAAAGTTTGTCGATAGGTTCAAAAACTACGACGGAAAGATATTTCTGTGTCTAACCGGTGATGATGACGGAAATAGGTCTACACAAAAAATCCTCAATGAATTTCAAAATAAAAATATCAAGGACATCCGCCTGCTGTATGGAATTTCTAAAAATGGGAACCAAAACCTGGAAGAATATTTAAAAAATAAACTCCAAGTTCAAGAGAAAAATACTACTTTAGTTGAACAAAAAACGATAAGAAATGAAGACGATGGAACTCAATCCGAAGGAATTTCCGACACTCAGCACTTGGGAGCCGAACTTTCTCAACGAAATTCTGGAGAATCTAACCAAAGAAGCAAACCCAAGCAAAACGGAAATCACTTTGGAGGACAAGCTGTGGACGGCAACCATGCTGGAAATGGACTTGAAGACACAATCTGGAAGCATCTGGTCGGAAAACCAGAGCGAGGACCCGTTGACGGAACACAACCGCAAAATGCTGCAAAAAATGAGGGAGCAGAACATTCCTTGGGCGGAATCGTATCCGGGAGAAATGTATCCAATAGAATAGCAGAAATAGTAAAAACATCTACTCAAAACAATGAGGTATTAGGGGTTCTTATTTCAAAATATAAAGGTCAAAAACTGACCAATGAACAAGTTGCGGAAGTTGTTTCCGCCGCTTGTTTTGTTTCCAGCGATAAGCAAGTTAAACTCAAGGAAAGTCTTAACATTACCGAGGATTTAAAAGAGATCTGTCATCAATTCAAAAGTGGCGGAACAGCTAAAGAAGGCAGGGGAATTTTGGATGAATACTACACCGATTCAAGGATTGTAGATGCCGTCAGAAATTTAATCAAAGACCAGTTTAAGAACAGGCAGGAAATTTCGGTATTGGAACCCAGCGTTGGAACGGGAAATTTTCTGTATGCAGTGAAAGAATTGGGAATCAAGTCCAATATCACTGCCTTTGAAATCAACGAAACCACCGCAAAGATTGCGAAAATCCTTCATCCCGAAGCCCACATCCATCTCCGCTCCTTTGAAACCGAGTTTATCGACGAGAAAGGCAACAAGAAGGAATTTGCCGAAAAATACGATTTGGTTATCGGTAATCCACCCTACGGCGACCATCGCGGATTATACAAAGGTTTGGGAGAAGAACCCAAAATCTCCAAATACGAGGACTATTTTGTCAAAAGGTCTTTAGATTCTCTTAAACCCAATGGAGTTGTGGCAATGGTGCTTCCTTCGGGTTGGTTGAACCGACAAGCCCAACTAAAAAATGCAGATATTTTGGAAGGTTTTCGTCTGCCGAATGGTGCTTTTGCCGGAACTCAGGTAGGAACGGACATTATTATTCTGCAAAAAAATTCCCAGAAAATCTCTACAGATATTTCCAATTATTTTGAAAAACATCCCGACAGGATTTTAGGGGAAACCCGAGAGAAAACCAACCGTTTTGGGAGGTTGGAAAACTATGTCTATGGAAATTTAGAGGACGCCTTATCTAGGATTGAGCAACTCAAAAATAAAAAGCAGACCGAAAGAATTGGAAACCTCTTTGAAGATTTGTTTTTGGAGGTTGATCAACCTAAAGGAGAATCAAAAAGCAAAACTTTAGAAAAAACCATTCCCGCTAAAACAGAAGAAATTGACCTTTCAGAAACGAAAGATAAAATTGAGCAAGTTCTTTCCAGACTTAATGAAGTAAAATTCAAATCTCCCGCGATTGAAAAGGAAATTGAAAAGTATTCCAAACTCCAATCCCAAATTTTTGATAATCCGAAAGATTTTTCGAAAGACCAAATTAATGAAATTCATCGAAAAGCGGATAAAATCATCCAATCACACAGCGAGAAAAATGCGGAATACCGAATTCAGACCAAACCGGAAATCAAGAAAGGGATATTAAAATATCAATTTTTGAAAGCCGATGAAGTGGTGAATGCCTCGCTTCAGAACAGCACCGATATTACCAAAGAACAGATTGAGGCATTTCGGGACACTTCCTACGATGGAACATTAAACAATCACGGAAAGCATTACCAGTTTGCCAACTATATTGACGGAAATTGGGTTCACGATTTCTATTACGGCGAAGGAAATATCTATAAAAAATTAGAGCAACTTAAAATAGACTTTAAAGATAAGTTTTCGGTTGGCGGAACCGAAAATCAGTATGAGAAGCAGAAATCTTTATTGGAAAGCGTCCTTCCAAAACCAAAAACTTTAGATGAAATCTCCATCAGTCCCAACCACGAATTTGTCCACCAGTTTGATTTTGGAACCGTTGAAAAAGAACGCTGGAATCAAAACACGAGACAGACGGAAACCGCAACCGTTCCCTATAACCTTGCTGAAAAATTCAAGGATTTTGTCGGAACACTTTCGAGTGAGGCATTTGCAGGTTCCTCATCTTGGGAGGTCAGAAGTTTTGTAGACAACGAAAACGTTACGGGAAGCGACAAGGAACGGAATGCCTTGGTTCGTGAAAGACGAAAAGCCGCAGCCAATGATTTGTTTCAAAAATTTTTGAGGGAAGAGTTGTCGGACGATTTAAGGGAGCGTTTCGTAAAAGATTTTAACCGAAACTACAACAACCTCTCTGTTCCCGACTATTCAAAATTTCCATTGTTTTCAAAAATCCATTTGAATTTTAAAGGAAGAGAACTGCGCTTAACCGAAGTGCAAAAAGCAGGAATCGGACGACAGACAACCAAAGGTGTTGGATTACTCGCACACGAGGTTGGATTTGGAAAAACATTGTCGGGAATTCTCTCCATGCACGAAGCGATGGAGAGAGGTAACGCAAAAAGACCGCTGATTGTCGTTCCCAATGACAGCATTCTGAAACAGTGGGTGGAAACCATTTTTGAAACCATTCCCGAAGCCAAAGTGAATGTCTTGGGAAATCTCGGAAAAGACTTCGACCTCTCAAAATTCGACAACAAGGATGGGGAAATCACCATCGTCACTTACGAGGGTTTTAACAATATCGGTTTTTCTGAAAATATTACCCAAAATCTGGCTTCCAAGTTCTCCTATATTTCAGAAAATGAATTAAGAAGTGTAAACACCATCAGCGAAAGGGATTTTCAGAAAGAACTGGAAAAAGAAAAAGAACTGGTGGGTAAAATGAAGCGTGGCAAGATTTACGATTGGGAAGACTTTGGTTTTGACCATCTGACTTATGACGAAGTCCACAACGCGAACCATATCGTAGGAAAAGTAAGAATAGAAGACCGCCGATTTGCTTCAGACTTTAGAAATCAAAACCAGCAGACTTCAAAGTTGGGTATCAATACTTGGATGGCTGCGCAATACATCCAAGAAAAGAACGACGGTAGAAATGTTACCTTGCTTTCTGCAACGCCATTTACCAATAAACCACTGGAATATTATTCTATTCTCTCCTTGATTGCGAACAAGAGATTAGAAGAATCGGGCTACTTCAATGTGAATACCTTCTTTGAAACCTTTATGGAGGCAGACAACGACATGGAGATTGACGCAAAAGGTGATGTGAAATTCAAGGCGAATGTTCGACGTTTTAAAAACAATTCGCTGTTTCAGCAACTTTTATCTGAATTTATTGATATCAAAGGCGAAGAAGACAATCCAGAATTGGTGCGGCCCAACCGAATCAACAAGGAATATAAGATTGAGCAGAACTATTTAACGAGTGAGCAATACGAAATGCTCAATGAAAACTTTACCGAAACCCAAAAAGGGGCAATTCTTACGCATATCCTTAATGCCCGTTTGATTGCGATTTCACCATATCTTTCTCCCTATTATGAAGGAGAAGAACCGTCTTTAGAAGAGTTTATAGAGGATTCTCCGAAACTAAAACAAACGATGGATTTGATTCGGCAGAACAAAAACGACATTCCGGATTCGGGACAGATTATCTACTCTGAATTAGCTGTTTCGGAATTTCTGAAACTAAGGGAATATTTGGTACGGGAGGTCGGCTACAAACCGGAAGAAGTCGGAGTCATCACCGGAGCAACCAGCAAACCAAACCGTTTAAAGATTCAGGACGATTTCAATTCCGGAAAAATAAAGGTGGTCATCGGAAGCGAGGCGATTCAGGAAGGAATGAACCTTCAGGAAAATACGACGGATATTTACATGCTTTCTCTTCCGTACAACTTTACCTCTCTACGGCAAGTGGAAGGTCGTGCTTGGCGACAAGGAAATAGGAACGAAAATGTAAGAATCAACTTTATGTTGACCAATGACAGCATTGATGTCTTTATGCTTCAAAAATTGCAATCCAAACAGGCAAGATACTTGGAGGCAATGAAGAAGGGAGCCGATGTTTTGGATATTTCTGACATCAGCACGCAGGAACTGAAAACCGCCATTATCACGAATCCCGAAACCAGAGCGAATATAGAAATTGAACTGATGAAAAAGCAAATTGAAACCGAAAAAAATAAATTTTTGGCTGATTCTGCTTTTGTGCTTCGAAAATATGACAGTTTTATTAAAATTCAGGAAGAAGTAACTAAAGCGCAACATAACTACAACCGAATCTTAGGCTATTCCAAGGAAGAGGGCGACAATGCCGAATACTGGAAAAACCAGCTTCCATTTTATCAAAAAACGATTGATTTGACAAAGGAGAAAGTCCAAGAGGAAATTGATATTCTTTCTCAAAAAGGCGTGAATGTGACGGAAATATCCAGGATAAACAACGGTGGCGTGAATTCCAAAGTCTTTTACTTCTTCAGCCAGCGCTTCTGTAAATCCGGCAACCGCAAATTTTGTTGA
- the rpoN gene encoding RNA polymerase factor sigma-54 → MLKQHLQLKLGQKLAPQQIQLMKLIQLHTLEFEEELERELEENPALEIVKEDSKEDDFSSLEDAYQDEGTESIETDFDVNEYLYDDEPSYKTASSNYSPDDEEFDNESLLTEGQSLYDYLTEQIHLVNISEEDLKIAEYLIGNLDTDGYLRREIKSIVDDLAFSQGIYTTKEKVDDILENYVQKLDPPGVGARGLQECLLLQIEKKVSSDKAVSLAANILRYQFDALTNKHYNKIIQKYDIEEEDLKDALEEISKLSPKVGGNFDTQTITINQEIIPDFVIQVKDGQVIPMLNSKNAPTLRVSEEYKDILTTYSHDKNSSEHKQAALFIKQKLDAAKWYIDAINQRQNTLLQTINAIVKFQKDYFITGDEKSLKPMILKDVADITGFDISTISRVVKSKYADTPNGIVYLKDLFSDSLTNDDGEEVSTKEIKTHLQEVISKENKRKPLTDDALVVILKEQGYNIARRTIAKYREQLNIPVARLRKEL, encoded by the coding sequence ATGCTTAAACAACACTTACAACTCAAATTAGGACAGAAGCTGGCCCCTCAGCAGATCCAGTTGATGAAGCTTATTCAGCTTCATACTCTTGAATTTGAAGAGGAGTTGGAGAGAGAGTTAGAAGAGAACCCTGCTTTGGAAATTGTAAAGGAGGATTCTAAGGAAGATGATTTTTCTTCCCTGGAAGATGCTTATCAGGATGAGGGTACAGAAAGCATTGAAACAGATTTCGACGTTAATGAATACCTTTATGATGACGAACCAAGTTATAAAACTGCCTCCAGCAATTACTCTCCAGATGATGAAGAATTTGACAATGAAAGTCTTTTAACGGAAGGACAGTCCTTATATGATTATCTGACAGAACAGATTCACCTGGTCAATATCAGTGAAGAAGATCTGAAGATTGCTGAATACCTGATCGGTAACCTGGATACGGACGGATATCTGAGAAGAGAGATCAAATCCATCGTGGATGATCTTGCTTTCTCACAGGGAATTTATACTACTAAAGAAAAAGTAGATGATATTCTCGAAAATTACGTTCAGAAACTGGATCCACCCGGAGTAGGAGCAAGAGGTCTTCAGGAATGTTTATTACTACAGATTGAAAAGAAAGTAAGCTCTGATAAGGCTGTTTCTTTAGCTGCCAATATTCTTAGATATCAGTTTGATGCTTTAACAAATAAGCATTATAATAAGATCATTCAGAAATACGATATTGAAGAAGAGGACCTTAAAGATGCCTTAGAGGAAATTTCAAAACTGTCACCAAAAGTAGGAGGGAATTTCGATACCCAAACCATTACGATCAATCAGGAAATTATTCCGGATTTTGTTATTCAGGTGAAAGATGGACAGGTAATTCCTATGCTTAATAGTAAAAATGCCCCTACATTAAGAGTTTCCGAAGAGTATAAAGATATTCTTACTACCTATTCACATGATAAGAACTCTTCCGAACATAAGCAGGCTGCTTTGTTTATCAAACAAAAGCTGGATGCTGCCAAATGGTATATTGATGCGATTAATCAGCGTCAGAATACTTTATTGCAGACGATTAATGCTATTGTTAAATTCCAGAAAGATTATTTTATCACAGGTGATGAAAAGTCTCTGAAGCCAATGATCCTAAAAGATGTGGCAGATATTACCGGATTTGATATTTCTACCATTTCCAGAGTGGTGAAAAGTAAATATGCAGATACCCCCAATGGAATTGTTTACCTTAAGGATCTTTTCTCAGACAGCTTAACCAATGACGACGGAGAAGAAGTTTCTACTAAGGAAATTAAAACACACCTTCAGGAAGTTATCAGCAAAGAGAATAAGAGAAAACCATTGACGGATGATGCTTTGGTAGTTATTTTAAAAGAACAAGGATATAATATTGCCAGAAGAACGATCGCTAAATATCGTGAACAGCTCAATATTCCTGTTGCCAGATTAAGAAAAGAACTTTAA
- a CDS encoding LA_2272 family surface repeat-containing protein gives MKAQFFLISMLLFNNLMHASDTIKVDSLKPRVVGFSPSKNNRPINGVLFKYFEEDGNFTPKKVNGLGVGGNFLGVFFPVLLFFNLSDALSKGSLNDDYEIVLANKMNKINGVQLSLINMEPTVTNGLELNVSSNINTYAITNGVAVSPLYNLHHEIKGVSVAPFANVGQKCRGLQIGLYNSCKDFRGIQIGAWNENGKRKLPFINWNFKKS, from the coding sequence ATGAAAGCACAATTTTTTTTAATATCTATGCTTTTATTCAATAATCTGATGCATGCTTCAGACACTATAAAAGTAGATTCTTTGAAACCTAGAGTCGTTGGATTTTCCCCTTCAAAAAATAATAGACCCATTAATGGTGTTTTGTTTAAATACTTTGAAGAAGATGGAAATTTCACTCCTAAAAAAGTAAACGGATTGGGCGTTGGGGGTAATTTCCTGGGAGTTTTTTTTCCTGTTTTGTTGTTTTTTAATTTGTCGGATGCTCTGAGTAAAGGAAGTTTGAATGATGATTATGAAATTGTTTTGGCAAATAAAATGAATAAGATTAATGGAGTTCAGCTATCATTAATCAATATGGAACCCACTGTTACCAATGGGTTGGAATTAAATGTTTCCAGTAATATAAATACTTATGCCATCACAAATGGTGTGGCTGTTTCTCCACTGTATAATCTGCATCATGAAATAAAAGGGGTCTCTGTGGCCCCGTTTGCTAACGTTGGGCAAAAATGCAGAGGTCTTCAGATTGGGCTTTACAACAGTTGCAAAGATTTTCGTGGAATACAAATCGGAGCATGGAATGAAAACGGAAAAAGGAAACTGCCTTTCATCAATTGGAATTTTAAGAAATCATAA
- a CDS encoding LA_2272 family surface repeat-containing protein: MKTKILMICFFLLQEAIYGQDSIETVKSKIVSLTPLSKKVKEVNGVAIGLGGSLLDNHTGKTQRINGFNLEPNPLGILMWMFGDPAKQRDDGASLIVNGLTVSSAGYGKTVIHNGLSVSLYNYGKKVSGVSLVGWMNYLDQGNGMFISVIGNDLATMKGLSISAFNASEKMQGLQIGLSNYSNEMKGVQIGILNKSKKMKGLQIGIWNKNERRSLPIINF, from the coding sequence ATGAAAACAAAGATTTTAATGATTTGCTTCTTTTTATTACAAGAAGCAATATATGGACAAGACTCTATTGAAACCGTGAAAAGCAAAATAGTTTCCCTAACACCTTTGAGTAAAAAAGTAAAAGAAGTAAATGGAGTGGCCATAGGATTAGGTGGGAGTTTATTAGACAATCATACGGGAAAAACTCAGAGAATTAATGGGTTTAATCTTGAGCCTAATCCTTTAGGAATTCTGATGTGGATGTTTGGAGATCCAGCGAAACAAAGAGATGATGGGGCTTCTCTCATTGTAAACGGACTTACAGTTTCCAGCGCAGGATATGGGAAAACAGTAATTCATAATGGATTATCTGTCTCTCTTTATAATTATGGGAAGAAAGTAAGCGGAGTTTCATTGGTCGGGTGGATGAATTATTTAGATCAGGGGAATGGGATGTTCATTTCTGTAATTGGAAATGATCTTGCTACAATGAAAGGTTTAAGTATTTCAGCTTTTAATGCTTCAGAAAAAATGCAGGGTCTGCAGATAGGGCTTAGTAATTATTCAAATGAAATGAAAGGAGTACAGATAGGTATTCTTAACAAATCTAAAAAGATGAAAGGACTTCAAATTGGAATATGGAATAAAAATGAGAGAAGAAGTTTACCCATCATTAATTTTTAA
- the asnS gene encoding asparagine--tRNA ligase, whose amino-acid sequence MKKQTIKEILRDYKKVLHHDITVYGWVRSFRANRFIALNDGSTINNLQIVVDFENFDEELIKNISTASSLKVVGEVVESQGAGQSVEIVAKKIIILGDNFTEELQSTILQPKKHSLEKLREQAHLRFRTNLFGAVFRVRHAVSFAVHSFFNQNQFFYINTPVITGADAEGAGEMFGVTNFDLNNIPRTEEGEIDFAQDFFGRKTNLTVSGQLEGETAAMGLGRIYTFGPTFRAENSNTTRHLAEFWMIEPEVAFNNLEDNIDLAEDFLKYVIQYVLDHCKDDLEFLDKRFEEEQKSKPEKERAKEGLIEKLQNVVAKRFKRVSYTEAIEILLNSKENKKGKFAYPVEKWGADLQSEHERYLVEKHFECPVVLFDYPKEIKAFYMKLNEDNKTVAAMDVLFPGIGEIIGGSEREARLDVLKQKMADMHVDEHELWWYLDTRKFGSVPHAGFGLGLERLVLFVTGMTNIRDVIPFPRTPKSAEF is encoded by the coding sequence ATGAAAAAGCAGACAATTAAGGAAATCCTAAGGGATTACAAGAAAGTATTACATCATGACATTACAGTTTACGGATGGGTAAGATCATTCCGTGCTAATCGCTTTATTGCACTTAATGACGGTTCTACGATTAATAATTTGCAGATAGTTGTTGATTTCGAAAATTTTGATGAAGAACTCATCAAGAATATTAGCACAGCTTCTTCTCTTAAAGTAGTAGGTGAAGTAGTGGAAAGCCAAGGAGCAGGACAATCTGTAGAAATTGTTGCTAAAAAGATCATTATTTTAGGAGATAACTTTACAGAAGAACTTCAAAGCACCATTCTTCAGCCTAAAAAACATAGCTTGGAGAAACTTCGTGAGCAGGCACACTTAAGATTCAGAACCAACTTATTTGGTGCTGTTTTCAGAGTACGTCACGCAGTAAGTTTTGCAGTTCACTCATTCTTCAACCAAAACCAGTTCTTCTATATCAACACACCGGTAATTACTGGTGCTGATGCTGAAGGAGCAGGAGAAATGTTCGGAGTAACCAACTTTGATCTGAACAATATACCAAGAACTGAAGAGGGGGAAATTGATTTTGCTCAGGATTTCTTTGGCAGAAAAACCAATCTTACGGTTTCCGGACAGCTTGAAGGAGAAACTGCTGCCATGGGATTAGGAAGAATCTATACATTCGGACCTACTTTCCGTGCAGAAAACTCGAACACTACAAGACACCTTGCCGAATTCTGGATGATTGAGCCGGAAGTAGCTTTCAACAACCTTGAGGATAACATCGATTTAGCAGAAGATTTCTTAAAATATGTAATTCAGTATGTATTGGATCACTGTAAAGACGATCTTGAGTTCTTAGATAAGCGTTTTGAAGAGGAACAAAAATCAAAACCCGAAAAAGAAAGAGCTAAAGAAGGTCTTATCGAAAAACTTCAGAATGTAGTAGCGAAGCGTTTCAAACGTGTAAGCTACACAGAAGCAATCGAAATCTTATTGAACTCAAAAGAAAATAAAAAAGGAAAATTCGCTTATCCTGTTGAAAAATGGGGAGCAGATCTTCAGTCTGAGCACGAAAGATATTTGGTTGAAAAACACTTTGAGTGCCCGGTTGTATTGTTCGATTATCCAAAAGAAATCAAAGCTTTCTATATGAAGCTGAACGAAGACAACAAAACGGTTGCTGCAATGGATGTTCTTTTCCCAGGTATCGGTGAAATCATCGGTGGATCTGAAAGAGAAGCAAGATTAGACGTTTTAAAACAGAAAATGGCAGATATGCATGTAGATGAGCACGAACTTTGGTGGTATCTGGATACCAGAAAATTTGGTTCTGTGCCGCATGCAGGTTTCGGTTTAGGGTTAGAAAGACTAGTTCTTTTCGTAACAGGAATGACAAACATCAGAGATGTGATTCCTTTCCCAAGAACGCCGAAAAGCGCTGAATTCTAG
- a CDS encoding CDP-alcohol phosphatidyltransferase family protein codes for MKNIPYLLILSRFITAFVILYLGYYVGESAQKYILILMYFGLFTDIFDGIIARKTGVSSEKLRRLDSQTDLVFWLSLGFASYFLNPELIINEWKSILLIFIMEALCYIVSIWKFGKETCTHAFLAKTWGLSLLLAFTYLIGFQKTGWTFDLAVILGLISHIDVILIIMFLPQWQYDVPSCYHALKIRNGKQRKKTIFFN; via the coding sequence ATGAAAAATATACCTTATCTATTGATTTTATCCCGTTTTATTACAGCTTTTGTCATTCTTTATCTGGGATATTATGTAGGAGAATCTGCCCAAAAATATATCCTGATTCTGATGTATTTTGGATTGTTTACTGATATTTTTGATGGAATTATTGCCAGGAAAACAGGTGTTTCCTCTGAAAAATTACGAAGGTTGGATAGCCAGACCGATCTTGTTTTCTGGTTGTCTCTGGGATTTGCTTCTTATTTTCTAAACCCCGAACTGATCATTAATGAATGGAAAAGTATACTGTTGATCTTCATCATGGAAGCGCTATGCTATATTGTAAGCATCTGGAAATTTGGAAAAGAAACCTGTACCCATGCCTTTTTAGCCAAAACATGGGGGTTGAGTCTATTGTTGGCGTTTACTTATCTCATAGGTTTTCAGAAAACAGGCTGGACTTTTGATTTAGCGGTGATACTGGGATTAATTTCACATATAGACGTGATCCTGATTATTATGTTCCTTCCTCAATGGCAATATGATGTTCCGAGCTGTTATCATGCCCTGAAAATCAGGAACGGAAAACAGAGAAAAAAGACCATTTTCTTTAATTAA
- a CDS encoding XRE family transcriptional regulator: MHQESLIKEIRRKIGDKSLNDEIANILSISYDAAHRRTSLKAKFSFEEALELARYYQISLDQFLGTENQLVVQRTQPVKTTDDLLNYFENSLKILNAFQDVTNSKVYYSAKDIPFFYTISDSVLSRFKFYVWMNLLNQDKFLSPFQDFKMQYHSVKNEMLRDLYDKQNVTEIWNDTTIMSALRQITFYSEMGLLKNHDIELILEDLKNLLTTLEGKTLEKSNFQIYINDLVILNNSILFKNEQQCSFFIPFSMFGYMMTNDKITCEDSLSYFEHQIKNSRSLNESGNRERKMFFNKMYEQIEEVRKQLI, from the coding sequence ATGCACCAGGAATCTTTAATAAAGGAAATCCGGAGAAAAATCGGGGATAAATCATTAAATGATGAGATTGCCAATATTCTTAGTATCAGTTATGATGCTGCCCATCGAAGAACTTCACTGAAGGCCAAGTTCAGTTTTGAAGAAGCCCTTGAGCTTGCAAGATACTACCAGATATCATTGGATCAGTTTCTGGGAACAGAAAATCAATTGGTAGTTCAGAGAACACAACCGGTAAAGACGACTGATGATCTTTTAAATTACTTTGAAAATTCGCTTAAAATCCTGAACGCTTTTCAGGATGTTACAAATTCCAAGGTATATTACTCAGCCAAGGACATTCCATTTTTTTATACGATTTCAGATTCTGTTTTATCCCGTTTTAAATTTTATGTATGGATGAATTTGTTGAATCAGGATAAATTTTTAAGCCCTTTTCAGGATTTCAAGATGCAATATCACTCAGTAAAAAATGAAATGCTCAGAGATTTGTATGACAAGCAAAATGTTACGGAAATCTGGAATGATACCACAATTATGAGTGCTTTAAGGCAAATTACTTTTTATTCTGAAATGGGATTACTGAAAAATCATGATATTGAACTGATTCTGGAAGATCTGAAAAACCTCTTGACAACATTAGAAGGCAAGACACTGGAAAAGTCCAATTTCCAGATTTATATCAATGATCTTGTCATTTTAAATAACAGCATTTTATTCAAAAATGAACAGCAATGTTCCTTTTTTATTCCGTTCAGTATGTTTGGATATATGATGACCAATGATAAAATAACCTGTGAAGATTCGTTAAGTTATTTTGAGCATCAGATCAAGAATTCAAGATCCCTGAATGAATCCGGAAACCGGGAAAGGAAAATGTTCTTCAACAAAATGTACGAACAGATAGAAGAGGTAAGAAAACAACTAATTTAA